Proteins encoded by one window of Halomonas sp. SH5A2:
- a CDS encoding CoA pyrophosphatase has product MLETLRNRLQQLSPQRLDHAGLPEAAVLLPIVERPAPTLLFTRRARHLSTHSGQVAFPGGMREPYDHDLYATALREAQEEVALDPGHVTALGRLSDVISLHGIRVTPWVGIIPPDLPLVADPGELDAIFEVPLSHFLDDRRTHTDVITVDGVAHYVPSYQVDGHVIWGLSAMMLVELLAEGFDMPIDLYQRPVGALRHYPERKSASTPTSPSRKLRPNE; this is encoded by the coding sequence ATGTTAGAGACACTTCGCAATCGGCTGCAACAACTCTCCCCTCAACGGCTAGACCACGCTGGCTTGCCCGAGGCGGCTGTTTTGTTGCCTATTGTCGAGCGCCCGGCCCCGACCTTGCTGTTTACCCGGCGCGCCCGCCACCTCAGCACCCACAGTGGCCAGGTGGCCTTCCCAGGCGGTATGCGCGAGCCGTACGACCACGACCTCTACGCCACGGCGCTGCGTGAGGCCCAGGAAGAGGTTGCCCTTGACCCTGGGCACGTCACGGCACTGGGCCGCTTATCCGACGTGATCTCTCTGCATGGCATTCGGGTAACGCCCTGGGTGGGCATTATTCCGCCCGACCTGCCGCTGGTGGCCGACCCAGGTGAGTTGGACGCTATCTTTGAGGTGCCGTTAAGCCACTTTCTGGACGACCGGCGTACGCATACCGATGTCATTACGGTCGATGGCGTCGCCCACTACGTGCCCAGCTACCAGGTCGACGGCCATGTCATTTGGGGCCTGTCCGCCATGATGCTGGTGGAATTACTGGCCGAAGGCTTTGACATGCCGATAGACCTTTACCAGCGTCCTGTCGGCGCATTGCGTCATTACCCGGAACGTAAAAGCGCATCCACGCCGACTTCGCCTTCAAGAAAGCTGAGACCTAACGAATGA
- a CDS encoding NUDIX hydrolase translates to MNFCSQCGNTVRFAVPEGDDRPRYLCDACGTIHYQNPRIVAGTLPVSGTKILLCKRAISPRRGYWTLPAGYMENAETTEQAATRETREEACAEVALANLYTLIDLPHINQVYMIFRAELTGGFNAGPESLEVALFEEHEIPWDELAFPTIEQTLRHFYADRVRHEYPLHISAINPEDRERYAGSA, encoded by the coding sequence ATGAATTTTTGCAGCCAGTGTGGCAATACCGTCCGTTTTGCCGTTCCTGAAGGCGATGACCGCCCGCGCTATCTATGCGATGCCTGCGGCACCATCCATTACCAAAACCCCCGCATTGTAGCGGGGACGTTACCGGTCAGCGGCACCAAGATACTGCTCTGCAAGCGCGCCATTTCCCCGCGGAGAGGGTACTGGACTCTGCCGGCCGGCTATATGGAAAACGCCGAAACCACCGAACAGGCCGCGACTCGCGAAACCCGCGAAGAAGCCTGCGCTGAGGTCGCCCTGGCCAATCTCTACACGTTGATTGATTTACCGCATATCAACCAAGTTTATATGATTTTTCGGGCGGAACTCACGGGTGGCTTCAACGCCGGGCCGGAAAGCCTCGAAGTGGCGCTATTCGAGGAACACGAAATCCCCTGGGATGAGCTCGCGTTCCCGACCATCGAGCAAACGCTCCGCCACTTCTATGCCGACCGGGTGCGTCACGAATATCCACTGCATATCAGTGCCATCAACCCCGAAGATCGTGAGCGCTACGCCGGTAGTGCCTGA
- a CDS encoding ABC transporter substrate-binding protein, with amino-acid sequence MRLARHLPLTSLAAAIAFAGQAQAETELTVATVNNNDMVIMQSLTDVFEEAHPDITLDWVVLEENVLRQRMTTDIATGGGQFDVMTIGTYEVPIWAERGWLSPLDNLPDDYNEDDLLTSVRDGLSHEDTLHALPFYAESSMMYYRKDLFEEAGIEMTDQPTWEEVREWAGKLDGMEDGLAGICLRGKPGWGENMAFVSTLVNTFGGRWFDEDWNPELNSDAWVEAVQFYVDLLNDYGPPGASSNGFNENLALFSRGNCGMWVDATSAAGKLYDGDESDVADSLGFAPAPVAETPKGSHWLWSWALAIPASSENQDAAREFITWATSQEYVELVGETEGWTSVPPGTRESTYADERYIDAAPFADFVLKAIQDADPTDSTLEPNPYIGVQFVGIPEFQSIGTRVGQNVAAALTGDSSVEEALDDAQRSTERAMQRAGYLD; translated from the coding sequence ATGCGACTCGCACGTCACCTACCCCTTACCAGTCTAGCGGCGGCCATCGCCTTCGCTGGTCAGGCCCAAGCAGAAACCGAACTGACCGTCGCGACGGTCAACAATAATGACATGGTCATCATGCAAAGCCTCACTGATGTCTTTGAGGAGGCGCATCCCGACATTACCCTGGACTGGGTGGTGTTAGAGGAAAATGTGCTGCGCCAGCGCATGACGACCGATATCGCCACCGGTGGTGGCCAGTTCGATGTGATGACCATTGGCACCTATGAAGTGCCGATCTGGGCTGAGCGTGGCTGGCTGTCACCGCTGGATAACCTGCCCGACGATTATAATGAAGACGATTTGCTGACTTCAGTCCGCGATGGCCTTAGTCACGAGGACACGCTCCACGCGCTACCGTTTTATGCCGAAAGCTCGATGATGTACTACCGCAAGGACCTGTTCGAAGAAGCGGGCATTGAGATGACCGATCAGCCCACCTGGGAAGAGGTGCGCGAATGGGCCGGTAAACTCGACGGTATGGAAGATGGCTTGGCCGGTATCTGCCTGCGTGGCAAACCAGGCTGGGGCGAAAACATGGCCTTTGTTTCCACGTTGGTCAACACCTTTGGCGGGCGTTGGTTTGACGAGGACTGGAACCCTGAGCTGAATTCCGACGCCTGGGTTGAGGCAGTTCAATTCTATGTTGACCTGCTCAACGATTACGGCCCACCGGGGGCAAGCTCCAACGGCTTTAATGAAAACCTGGCGCTGTTCTCGCGGGGTAACTGCGGCATGTGGGTCGATGCCACCTCCGCGGCTGGCAAACTCTACGACGGCGATGAGTCCGACGTGGCCGACAGCTTGGGTTTCGCACCTGCCCCGGTTGCCGAAACGCCGAAAGGCTCGCATTGGTTGTGGTCCTGGGCGCTAGCCATCCCGGCGTCTTCTGAAAACCAGGATGCCGCGCGTGAATTTATTACCTGGGCGACCTCGCAAGAGTACGTCGAGCTTGTCGGTGAAACCGAAGGCTGGACCAGCGTACCTCCCGGCACGCGTGAATCCACCTACGCAGACGAACGCTACATCGACGCGGCTCCGTTTGCCGACTTCGTGCTGAAGGCGATTCAAGATGCTGACCCCACCGACTCGACGCTCGAACCCAATCCCTACATTGGCGTGCAGTTCGTCGGCATTCCGGAGTTCCAGTCGATTGGTACTCGGGTTGGTCAGAATGTCGCTGCCGCGCTAACCGGTGATAGCTCAGTAGAAGAGGCGCTAGACGATGCTCAGCGTTCCACTGAACGCGCCATGCAACGGGCGGGTTACTTAGACTAA
- a CDS encoding sugar-binding transcriptional regulator: MDKFEVKIDQAARAAWMSYVGGMTQDDIATQLGVSRPGVQRLLALARQEGLVKVHIDHPISTCMALGSALRERFGLAYCDVVPADSHAPESAAYYLAVAGAERLSRFVERSEPLTLSLGTGRSVRAAVEALSRVERPQHRFVSLVGNVARDGSANRYDAVMVLADKTGGERFLLPAPVVAESLDEKQAMLSQRLFKAIADVARESEAAFIGVGRIDRQATLFQDHFISEDELDELLGLEAVGELLGWPLNRQGDVIDCSITRRVTSLPLERFGKHMMVAMAGGRDKAPAIHAALKGGWLKGLITDEIAARHIVNTEELGAH; this comes from the coding sequence ATGGATAAATTCGAGGTCAAAATAGATCAGGCGGCCAGGGCCGCCTGGATGTCCTACGTCGGCGGTATGACGCAGGATGACATTGCCACCCAATTGGGCGTCTCAAGGCCGGGGGTGCAACGTCTGTTGGCCCTGGCTCGGCAGGAAGGCCTGGTAAAGGTGCATATCGACCATCCGATTTCCACCTGCATGGCACTGGGCAGTGCGCTGCGCGAGCGCTTTGGGTTGGCTTACTGCGATGTGGTGCCCGCCGACAGCCATGCCCCTGAAAGTGCTGCCTATTACCTGGCCGTGGCTGGCGCGGAGCGGCTTTCCCGGTTCGTTGAGCGTAGCGAACCGCTGACGTTGTCATTGGGCACAGGCCGCTCGGTGCGCGCGGCGGTAGAAGCGCTGAGCCGCGTTGAGCGCCCTCAGCACCGTTTCGTTTCACTAGTGGGCAACGTTGCCCGGGATGGCTCGGCGAACCGCTACGACGCGGTGATGGTGCTGGCGGATAAAACCGGCGGCGAACGCTTCTTGCTGCCTGCTCCGGTAGTGGCCGAGTCACTCGACGAGAAACAGGCCATGCTGTCGCAGCGCCTGTTCAAGGCGATTGCCGATGTGGCCAGAGAGTCCGAGGCGGCCTTTATTGGCGTAGGCCGCATCGATCGTCAGGCGACATTGTTCCAGGATCATTTCATCAGTGAAGATGAACTCGATGAGCTGCTTGGCTTAGAGGCTGTGGGCGAACTACTGGGCTGGCCGCTCAATCGCCAGGGTGACGTGATCGACTGCTCGATTACCCGCCGGGTCACGAGCCTGCCCCTTGAGCGCTTTGGCAAACATATGATGGTGGCCATGGCGGGCGGGCGTGATAAAGCCCCCGCCATTCATGCGGCATTAAAGGGTGGCTGGCTGAAGGGCTTGATTACCGATGAGATTGCTGCTCGGCACATCGTCAATACGGAAGAACTAGGCGCGCATTAG
- a CDS encoding NGG1p interacting factor NIF3 — translation MYKLAFFVPAEEAESVKEAVFETGAGRIGDYEACCFQTRGTVQFRPLDGADPHIGKVGELEFVDELKVELVCDDDHIQAAIAALRLAHPYEEVAYDVWALADL, via the coding sequence ATGTATAAGCTGGCATTTTTTGTCCCCGCTGAAGAAGCGGAAAGCGTTAAGGAAGCCGTATTTGAAACCGGCGCAGGGCGTATTGGCGACTACGAAGCCTGCTGTTTCCAGACCCGTGGCACGGTCCAGTTCCGTCCGCTTGACGGGGCAGACCCGCATATTGGCAAGGTAGGCGAGCTTGAGTTTGTGGACGAGCTGAAGGTTGAACTGGTATGCGACGACGACCACATTCAGGCGGCCATCGCTGCATTGAGGCTGGCGCATCCCTATGAAGAAGTCGCCTATGATGTCTGGGCACTGGCCGACTTATAA